From a single Chloroflexota bacterium genomic region:
- a CDS encoding carbon-nitrogen hydrolase, which translates to MKFKVALPQFAPRLGDVNANLGQILNLIEASRSLHADLVVLPELALTGYYLKDLVPHVAVRPTLDDPRFAPLIAASRDLDIAVGFVEEDARHRYYIAGAYLSERRVVHVHRKIYLPTYRLFDDGRFFAPGNAMRAFDTRFGRAGIAICEDAWHLSTPYVLWQDGADILIDLSASPGYGISTRPEVANAATVNNFLRTYAEILTTIVIFSNRVGNEDGIAFWGGSCVIGPDGETIAAAPHFEDALIVVEVDTDALRRARLRLPTLRDEQRELVRHELGRIAKSELDD; encoded by the coding sequence ATGAAATTCAAAGTTGCATTGCCTCAGTTTGCGCCGCGCCTCGGCGACGTGAACGCGAACCTCGGACAGATCCTCAACCTGATTGAAGCAAGTCGCTCGCTCCATGCCGACCTGGTCGTCTTGCCGGAACTCGCGTTGACCGGCTACTATCTCAAAGACCTGGTGCCGCACGTCGCCGTGCGTCCGACGCTGGACGATCCGCGTTTTGCGCCGCTCATTGCGGCAAGCCGCGACCTGGACATTGCGGTGGGCTTTGTCGAAGAGGATGCGCGGCATCGGTACTATATCGCCGGCGCATACCTATCCGAACGACGCGTCGTGCACGTGCATCGCAAAATTTATTTGCCGACGTACCGGTTGTTCGACGACGGACGTTTTTTCGCGCCGGGCAACGCGATGCGCGCGTTCGACACGCGCTTTGGTCGCGCCGGCATCGCGATTTGCGAAGACGCGTGGCATCTCTCGACGCCGTACGTGTTGTGGCAGGACGGCGCGGATATTTTGATTGACCTCTCGGCGAGTCCGGGCTATGGCATTTCGACGCGTCCCGAAGTGGCGAACGCCGCGACGGTCAATAATTTCTTGCGAACCTACGCGGAGATCTTGACGACGATCGTAATCTTTTCGAATCGAGTCGGCAACGAGGACGGCATCGCGTTTTGGGGCGGCAGTTGTGTGATCGGTCCCGACGGGGAAACGATTGCCGCCGCGCCGCACTTTGAAGACGCGCTCATCGTCGTCGAGGTGGACACGGACGCGTTGCGCCGCGCGCGTTTGCGATTGCCCACGCTGCGCGATGAACAACGCGAGTTGGTGCGGCACGAATTGGGGCGCATCGCCAAGTCGGAGCTGGACGATTAA
- a CDS encoding sugar ABC transporter permease, with translation MATQTAPTTHTIGATSQRTNARIRNLKNFGVAMVFLAPSLVIFVSFVFIPLLKTIQLSFFLTDPIGRMAAFAGFENYERILGDKDLWNSLNVSLMFALYVVPATMILSLFFATLANFQLRGISVFRVIFSSTIAVSGATASLIFLFLFHPAIGIFNYVLDLAHLPRVQWLTGTATALLSVSMVTVWLNIGFNTVLFLAAMQGISQELYESATIDGAGFWQSFRHITIPLISPTLFFLIIVSTLGALQTFTQINVMTRGGPIDSTNVIVYLIYRAFYFNGQYGIAGAMSVVLFLIMLVFTILQFGVLERRVHYS, from the coding sequence ATGGCAACTCAGACCGCACCTACCACCCACACCATCGGCGCAACCAGCCAGCGCACCAACGCGCGCATTCGCAACCTAAAAAACTTTGGCGTGGCGATGGTGTTCCTGGCTCCCTCACTCGTGATCTTTGTCTCGTTTGTTTTCATTCCGCTCCTCAAGACGATCCAACTCAGTTTCTTTTTGACGGATCCAATTGGACGGATGGCGGCATTCGCGGGATTCGAAAACTATGAGCGCATTTTGGGCGACAAGGACTTGTGGAATAGTCTAAACGTCTCGCTGATGTTCGCGCTCTACGTCGTGCCGGCGACGATGATCCTGTCCTTGTTCTTCGCGACGCTCGCCAATTTTCAACTTAGAGGCATCAGCGTCTTTCGCGTGATCTTTTCTTCGACGATTGCCGTGTCGGGCGCGACCGCCTCGCTGATTTTCTTGTTCCTATTCCATCCGGCGATTGGCATCTTTAACTACGTGCTCGACCTCGCACACCTGCCGCGCGTCCAATGGCTCACCGGCACCGCCACCGCGTTGCTCTCGGTTTCGATGGTCACCGTGTGGCTGAACATTGGCTTCAACACGGTCCTCTTTCTCGCCGCGATGCAGGGCATTTCCCAGGAACTGTACGAAAGCGCGACGATTGACGGCGCGGGTTTTTGGCAATCGTTCCGCCACATCACCATTCCGCTAATTTCGCCGACGCTCTTTTTCCTCATCATCGTCTCGACGCTGGGCGCGCTCCAAACGTTTACGCAAATCAACGTGATGACCCGCGGCGGTCCGATAGATTCGACGAATGTGATCGTGTATTTGATCTACCGCGCGTTCTACTTTAACGGGCAGTACGGTATCGCCGGCGCGATGTCGGTCGTCCTGTTCCTGATCATGCTCGTGTTCACGATTCTGCAATTCGGCGTGCTGGAACGGAGGGTGCATTACTCATGA
- a CDS encoding carbohydrate ABC transporter permease, which yields MNESTPRYPLVQKIFLYALLVLMAVFVLFPLYQALITSLGTEADVSNYPPKLLPTGFRFQNFVDANNMAPILRYLLNSLIQSSTVMISHLVMASLAAYAFAFIDFKYKNFFFLLFLSTQMIPWEATIIPNYMTIVNDLKLKDTYLGLTLPYLATAYGTFLVRQFFMSIPKDLHDAARIDGCGRLRFLITIAVPLARPALGTLAVYSFLTTYNQYLWPLLVTNNKDMRTVQIGLALLQDQERFLWNVVLAGVVMILTPTIILFIAGNRQLIRGLAAGAVKG from the coding sequence ATGAACGAGTCTACTCCACGCTATCCGCTCGTCCAAAAAATTTTCTTGTACGCGTTGCTCGTGTTGATGGCGGTTTTCGTCCTGTTCCCGTTGTATCAAGCCCTCATCACGAGTCTAGGCACCGAAGCCGACGTGTCGAACTATCCGCCCAAGTTGTTGCCAACGGGATTTCGCTTCCAGAATTTCGTAGATGCGAACAATATGGCGCCCATCCTGCGCTATTTGCTCAACAGTCTGATCCAGTCGTCCACGGTGATGATCTCCCACTTGGTGATGGCGAGTTTGGCGGCGTACGCGTTCGCGTTCATTGATTTCAAGTACAAGAACTTTTTCTTCCTGTTGTTTCTTTCCACGCAAATGATTCCGTGGGAAGCGACGATTATTCCGAATTACATGACCATCGTGAACGATCTGAAACTCAAAGACACGTACCTGGGTTTGACGTTGCCGTACCTGGCAACGGCGTACGGCACCTTCCTCGTGCGTCAATTTTTCATGTCCATTCCCAAAGACTTGCACGATGCGGCAAGGATTGATGGGTGTGGTCGTCTTCGTTTTCTGATCACGATTGCGGTGCCGCTGGCGCGTCCCGCGTTGGGGACGCTCGCCGTGTATAGTTTTCTGACGACGTACAATCAATATCTGTGGCCCCTGCTCGTCACCAACAACAAGGACATGCGCACGGTGCAAATCGGGCTTGCCCTCTTGCAAGACCAGGAACGCTTTCTGTGGAATGTCGTTCTCGCCGGCGTCGTCATGATCTTGACTCCAACCATTATCCTGTTCATCGCCGGCAATCGGCAATTGATTCGCGGTCTCGCCGCCGGCGCAGTGAAAGGATAA
- a CDS encoding GAF domain-containing protein: MPKEKILLLEDHAELRAETTRILADAGYRVQSAATGADALVLARREAFDLLIADIFLPDQSGIQVFEQARGLLPDLAGIVITGHSTWELALDALRAGFVGFLVKPVVPEQLLAAIVNALEQEKLRRENARLRALVPLYELSRAFMGTLDLKDVLDLVVATIKRETKAETVSLMLLDEDRRELHIAAAAGLPPDIVGTERSALGNSIAARVAQSGEPMMIAEGLPLEPDIRKMMAKPHILSALSLPMLARGQVIGVLNLSRNHGNDPFTHGDLELATVFVSQAAIAIEQARWFNQLKRLNDLSQRLARAVDLDETVATLLSAPVDLLNARGAALWLADEMLGAGLKTLGLDVSQVPTDLYEQVVEGFHCEAQTGWFVIPLRHGERNLGALIAWLQSPEAPSAERLGLLRTLAHTAGAAIESHRLRAREKMAYRELDRAVRADSNLKETLDRLLNEMMDACDAERGAIFLRNPDEARIEPWVARGAETDPDFANAVVGEGLARVLTDPTQQQALIGVPMMTGARAEGAIVLARSSVTGGFHSEHVDLLSYLASATALIVRNAQLYARSEEASITEERTRIAREIHDGVAQDLAFLVMKTGVAERLLSQGKDKELKGELREVSNQLRRDLRDVRRIIFALRPLDIEAIGFLPAIQKFAKEFGAANEIDVQLETEGTWTGLSPKLETALFRLTQETLNNIRKHARAKHAWVTLALRDGIAALTVRDDGRGFDLAQATKAARARGSVGLVQMRERAERAGGTFALETAPGKGTLIHIELPAREN; the protein is encoded by the coding sequence ATGCCGAAAGAGAAAATTCTGCTGCTCGAAGATCACGCCGAGTTGCGCGCCGAGACCACGCGCATTCTCGCCGATGCCGGCTATCGTGTTCAATCTGCCGCCACCGGCGCGGACGCGCTCGTCTTGGCGCGACGCGAAGCGTTCGATCTACTCATCGCGGACATTTTCTTGCCCGACCAATCCGGCATCCAGGTGTTCGAGCAAGCGCGCGGCTTGCTGCCCGACCTGGCTGGCATCGTCATCACCGGGCACAGCACCTGGGAACTCGCGCTCGACGCGTTGCGCGCCGGGTTTGTCGGTTTCCTCGTCAAGCCAGTCGTCCCCGAACAACTCCTTGCCGCGATTGTCAACGCGCTCGAACAAGAAAAACTGCGCCGCGAGAACGCGCGCTTGCGCGCGCTCGTGCCGCTGTACGAATTGTCGCGCGCGTTCATGGGCACGCTCGACCTGAAAGACGTGCTCGATCTCGTCGTCGCGACGATCAAACGCGAAACGAAAGCCGAAACCGTTTCGCTCATGTTGCTCGACGAGGATCGGCGCGAATTGCACATCGCCGCCGCCGCCGGTTTGCCGCCCGACATCGTGGGGACGGAACGCAGCGCGCTCGGCAATAGCATCGCCGCGCGCGTGGCGCAAAGCGGCGAACCGATGATGATCGCGGAAGGATTGCCGCTCGAGCCGGACATTCGCAAGATGATGGCGAAACCGCACATCCTTTCGGCGTTGTCGTTGCCGATGCTCGCGCGCGGGCAGGTGATCGGCGTGCTCAATCTGTCACGCAATCATGGCAACGATCCGTTCACGCACGGCGACCTCGAACTGGCGACCGTGTTCGTCAGCCAAGCCGCGATTGCCATCGAACAAGCGCGTTGGTTCAATCAACTCAAACGCCTCAACGACCTGAGCCAGCGCCTCGCGCGCGCAGTAGATTTGGACGAAACGGTCGCGACGTTGTTGAGCGCGCCGGTGGATTTGCTCAACGCGCGCGGCGCGGCGCTGTGGCTTGCCGATGAAATGCTCGGCGCGGGTTTAAAGACGCTCGGTCTCGATGTGTCTCAGGTGCCGACGGATTTGTACGAACAGGTCGTCGAAGGATTTCACTGCGAGGCGCAGACCGGCTGGTTCGTGATTCCGCTCCGGCATGGCGAACGCAACCTCGGCGCGCTGATCGCGTGGCTGCAATCGCCCGAAGCGCCGAGCGCCGAACGCCTGGGCTTGTTACGCACGCTCGCGCACACAGCCGGCGCGGCGATTGAATCGCATCGTTTGCGCGCGCGCGAAAAAATGGCGTACCGCGAATTGGATCGCGCCGTGCGCGCGGATTCCAACTTGAAGGAAACGCTCGACCGCTTGCTCAACGAAATGATGGACGCGTGCGACGCGGAACGCGGCGCGATTTTTTTGCGGAACCCGGATGAGGCGCGCATCGAACCCTGGGTCGCACGCGGCGCGGAGACGGATCCCGACTTTGCGAATGCGGTTGTCGGCGAAGGATTAGCGCGCGTGCTCACCGATCCGACCCAGCAGCAAGCGTTGATCGGCGTGCCGATGATGACCGGCGCGCGCGCCGAGGGCGCGATCGTGCTCGCGCGGTCGTCGGTCACCGGCGGCTTTCACTCCGAGCACGTGGACTTGTTGTCGTACCTCGCGAGCGCGACCGCGTTGATCGTGCGGAACGCGCAGTTGTACGCGCGCTCGGAAGAAGCCAGCATCACCGAAGAACGCACGCGCATCGCGCGCGAAATTCACGACGGCGTCGCGCAAGACCTGGCGTTCCTCGTGATGAAAACCGGCGTGGCGGAACGCTTGCTCAGTCAGGGCAAAGACAAGGAACTGAAAGGCGAACTGCGCGAAGTGTCGAATCAACTGCGGCGCGATTTGCGCGACGTGCGCCGCATCATTTTCGCGCTGCGCCCGCTCGACATCGAAGCGATCGGCTTTTTGCCGGCGATCCAGAAATTCGCCAAGGAATTCGGCGCGGCGAACGAAATTGATGTTCAGTTGGAAACCGAAGGCACGTGGACCGGTCTGTCGCCCAAACTAGAAACCGCGTTGTTTCGGCTGACCCAGGAAACGTTGAACAACATTCGCAAACATGCGCGCGCCAAGCACGCCTGGGTCACGCTGGCTCTGCGCGACGGCATCGCCGCGCTGACGGTGCGCGACGATGGACGCGGTTTTGATTTGGCGCAGGCGACCAAAGCCGCGCGCGCGCGCGGGAGCGTGGGCTTGGTGCAAATGCGCGAGCGCGCCGAACGCGCCGGCGGCACGTTCGCGCTCGAAACTGCGCCGGGCAAAGGGACACTCATTCACATCGAATTGCCCGCGCGCGAAAATTAA
- a CDS encoding NAD+ synthase, whose protein sequence is MINSLEPLEINTTLARKIIVRFIREEITRVGFARGVIGLSGGIDSSLSAYLAVEALGAANVLGVLMPYRTSDPQSRADGELVAQQLGIATRVVEITPMVEPYLAQFAGEDVRRRGNVMARQRMIVLYDQSEEFHALVLGTSNKTEALLGYTTQFGDNAAAIQPLADLYKCQVRQLARAVGVPDAIIAKAPSADLWQGQTDEGELGFTYDEADAVLYRLIDERRYVEEVIDLGFDARVVRRVAELVQRNQFKRVTPPVPKLSARTIGTDFLYDRDWGK, encoded by the coding sequence ATGATAAATTCTTTAGAGCCACTCGAAATCAACACCACGCTCGCGCGCAAGATCATCGTGCGCTTTATTCGCGAAGAAATCACGCGTGTCGGATTCGCGCGCGGCGTCATCGGTCTGTCCGGCGGAATTGATTCGTCGCTCTCGGCGTATCTCGCGGTCGAGGCGCTCGGTGCGGCGAACGTCCTCGGCGTGTTGATGCCGTACCGCACGAGCGATCCGCAGAGCCGCGCGGACGGCGAACTCGTCGCACAACAACTCGGCATCGCGACGCGTGTCGTCGAAATCACGCCGATGGTCGAGCCGTACCTCGCGCAATTCGCCGGCGAAGACGTGCGACGGCGCGGCAACGTGATGGCGCGCCAACGGATGATCGTGCTGTACGACCAGTCGGAAGAATTTCACGCGCTCGTGCTTGGCACGTCGAACAAGACCGAGGCGCTCCTGGGTTACACGACCCAGTTCGGCGACAATGCCGCCGCGATTCAGCCGCTCGCCGATCTCTACAAATGCCAGGTGCGTCAACTCGCACGCGCGGTCGGCGTGCCGGATGCGATCATCGCCAAAGCGCCGAGTGCGGATTTGTGGCAAGGGCAAACCGACGAAGGCGAGCTGGGTTTCACGTATGACGAGGCGGACGCGGTTTTGTATCGGTTGATTGACGAACGCCGCTATGTCGAAGAGGTGATTGACCTGGGTTTCGACGCGCGCGTCGTGCGGCGCGTGGCGGAATTGGTGCAACGCAATCAGTTCAAGCGCGTCACGCCGCCCGTGCCCAAGCTTAGCGCGCGCACGATTGGCACGGATTTTCTGTACGATCGGGACTGGGGAAAGTGA